In the genome of Pirellulales bacterium, the window CTCGCCGCGCAGGCTGACCACCCGGAGGCCGCGCTGTTGGCAGGCCTGCAAGTCGATATGGTCGAGCCCCGTCACCGGGGTCACCAGCATCCGGCAACGCAGCTGGCCCGAGAGCAACGCACGATCGATGCGGTGGGCCAACCGGAACCAGAAGATGTCGTAGTCGCGCAGCGCGTCGGCCAACTCGCCATGATGGCAATGGCGCAGCTCGACGTCGCCCACCTGGCGGAGGATTTCCACCGCCTTGGGGCTGAAGTCGTCCGGCTCGGCGATCAGGATGCGGACCGTGTCGTTCACGAGCGGCTGACGCGCGGGTTAGAGATCTTCGTGGACAAACGCGAGACGCTTCTGGACGTAGGGCTTGAGCGCGGCCACCGCGTCGGCCACCCGTTGCGAGACGTGCCCGTCTCCATACAGCGTACTTGGTGCATAACGTCCATGCTTGAACTGCTTTTCAATGGCCGCGCGGATCGCATCGACCTCGACCGACACGCGGACGGCATGGACGTCCGTTTCGCGGCCGTTTTGCCGGTTGCCGACCAGCACGACGGGCGTACCGAAATAACCGGCGTCGCGGACAAAGCTGCTGGAATTGCCGATTGCGCAGGCCGTATTGGCCAGCACTTTCAGATAGTCTTCCGGCGTCAGGTTGGTGAGCGTACGCATCCACGGCCGGTCGATCGTATTACGGTACACGCGGATCATCTTGCTGATGTGGTCGCTGCCGGCGTCGATGTTCGGCCACAGCACCAGCGACTGCACGCGGACGGCGTCGAGCGCCTTGAGCAGGTTTTGCATCTGGTCGCTTTCCGCGCCGAACTCGGTCGTCGTCGGGTGAAAGATGACCAGGAAAAAGGGCTTGGTGACGTCGATTTCGACGCCGTTGCCGCGGCTGTTGACGACCGCCGACGGGAGCGTGCGATCGAGCGAACGCGCTATGTCGCTCGACGGGCAGCCAACCGTGAGCACCGTGTCGGGTCGTTCGCCCATCCGCATGATGTACTCGGCCGAACGTTTGGTTGAAGGCACGTGAAACTGGGCGAACTTCGTGATCGCGTGCCGGGCACTTTCGTCGATCGAGCCGCTGACCTCGCCGCCTTGCAGGTGGATCAACGGGATATTCATGTAGGCCGCTGCGATGGCCGCCGAGAGCGCCTCGTAGCGGTCGCCGATCAACAGTACCACGTCTGGCTTCAAGCGGTGCAGCTCGCTGGAGAACTCGACCACGCCGAAGCCGACGCTCTTGGCCATCGTGGCCGGCGTCGAGCCTTCGAGCTCCGTGTAGATCTCGCCGCTGATCGCGAAACCGTCTTTGCGCACGACGCGCACCGGCTGGTCGAAGCGCTCGAGCACCATCGTGCCGGCCGCCAGCACCTGCAGCTCCAGCGCGGGGTGTTCCTGGATGGCGCGCATCACCGGCTTCAGACGCCCATAGTTGGCGCGGTCGACCAGCACCACGCAGACGGTTCGTTTGCCGTTGTTACTCAAAATCTTCCTCCGCCAACAGAGTATCCGCCGCTACGGCCCGTTTCAGCCTGCGGCCCAAAACTTCCGGCAGGCGGGCCGCAGCGATTCCCGTCCCCGGTTTCTTGAGTGCCAGGTCGGTTTCAGCCAGGACGCGCCCCGCCGGCAGGTCCGTGGCCGCGACCACGCTCTTGCCGAACAGCTTGCGCAATTCCGCCATGTCGCCCGCGGCCGTTTCTTTGTCCACGGGATGCGCCAACGCCGACTCGATGAACCGCACGCCCTCGACCAACTGGGCCAGCTCGGCCGTCGTGACCGAGGCCTTCACGTCCGGGCCGAAGCATTCTTTGGAAAAGACGACGTGCATTTCCAGCAGATTGGCCCCCAGGGTCGCCGCCGCGAGCGAGGGAAAGATCGTTCCGGAGTGATCCGAGAGGCCAACCGGCACGCCGTAACGCTCGCGTAACTCGGCCAGCACGTTGAGCCCTACTCTTTCGGGTGGGCAGGGGTACGCCGTGGTGCATTGAAAAATGCCCACCGCCGCCCCCGCCGCGACGATCGTCTCGACGGCCTGGTCGACGTCGGACCACGGCGACATGCCGCTCGATAGCAGCACGGGACGCCCGGTCGAGGCCATCCGTCGCAGCATGGGCAGGTTGTTGACTTCGCCGGAACCGACCTTCCAGGCCGGAACTTTCAGTGCGTCGAGCAAATCGACGGCCTGCATCGAAAACGGCGTCGACAGAAACACCAGGCCTGCCTGTGCGGCATGGTCGGCCAGGCCGCGCCATGCGTCGGGCGTGAATTCCATCCGCCGCCAGTAGTCGAAGCGGGTAGCATCTTGCGGCGAGAACTTCACGCGAAACTGTTCGCCGGGCGTCGATTCGGCCGCGGCGATATGCGTTTGAAACTTGACCGCGTTGGCGCCCGATCGCGCGATCGCATCGATGTAGGCGTGCGCGGCGCCGAGGCTGCCGTCGTGGGCCTGGGCCACCTCGGCGATGACGAAGCACGGGTGGCCGGGACCCACGGCGTGCTGGCCGATTTGGAAGGAGGCTGGCCGCAAGGGCTTTCCGTTTGGGGCGGGCAAGTCGTGCCGCGTCAGGTGACCGAGGAGGTGGTCGTTGGTTCCGCGGCTTCTTCCGCCTCGCGGGAATCCGCGGCGGCACTCGTTTCCGGCAAGTCCGAGTCGGACTGGTCCGCGTCAGGTTTCGGCGACAGATGCCGGCCGTTGCCGTTGGCCGTGGCGACCGACGTGTGCGGAGTCGGCTTGCTCGCCGCTTCGCCGGCTTTCGCTTCGCCGCCCAGCCGATACTCGGGCACCAACTCCTTGAACTTCAGCTTGATCGCCTCGGCGGGAGCATGGGCCAGGGCGGTCAGCTCGACGATACCGCGGCGCACCTCCGCCAGTGCGTAGGGCCGGTGATATGCAGCGAACACCTTGGGGTGCGGCGTGGTCAGCATCTGCTCGTCGTCGAAATACAGCTCTTCGTAGAGCTTCTCGCCGGGCCGCAAGCCGGTGAAATGAATCTCGATGTCGTCGGTGCTGAAGCCGGACAGTTGGATCAGGTCTTGGGCCAAGTCGACGATCCGCACCGGCTCGCCCATGTCGAGGACGAAGATCTCGCCCCCTTGGCCCATGGCGGCCGATTGCAGCACCAACTGCGAGGCCTCAGGAATGGTCATGAAGAAGCGTTCGATCTCCGGGTGCGTGACCGTGATGGGCCCGCCGCGGCGAATCTGTTCCTGGAAGATCGGCACGACGCTGCCGTTGGAGCCCAGCACGTTGCCGAATCGCACGACGACGTACTTGGTTTGGGCCTCTTCGGCAAAGGCGTGCACGAACCGCTCGGCGAGCTGCTTCGAAACACCCATCACGCTCGTGGGATTGACCGCCTTGTCGGTCGAGATCATCACGAACCGGTCGACGCCGTACTCGTTGGCCAGTTCGGCCAGCAGCTTGGTGCCGAGAATGTTGTTCTTCACCGCCTCGCCGGGGTTGTGCTCCATCATGGGCACGTGCTTGTGCGCCGCGGCATGAAAGATCACGTGTGGCCGATGCTCTTCGAGCACGGCCCGAACCCGGCGCTCGTCGGTGATGTCGGCGATGCACGGGCAGAGCCGGGCCTGGGGGATGGTCCGGTGCAGCTCCTGCTCGATCAGAAACAGCGCGTTTTCCGCCTGTTCGACCAGCACGAGCGTCCGCGGGTTGAAGCGCAGGACCTGGCGGCAGATTTCCGACCCGATGCTACCGCCGGCGCCGGTCACCAGCACCACGCGATCTTCGAGCAAGTGCCCGATGGCTTCGCTATTGAGCTGCACCGGCTCGCGACGCAGCAAGTCGTTGATCTGCACGTCGCGGACCTGCAACCGGTAATCGCCGGTCAGCAGCTCGTCGACGCCGGGTAGCACCTTGACGTTCAGATTCGCCGTCTGGCAGCGATCCATCAACTGACGCAATTGTTTGCCCGAGAGATGGCCCGAGACGACCAACACGTCTTCGACGTCGTAGGCGATGCCGAACCGGGCCGCATCTTCCGGACGGCCGAGCACGGGGATGCCGGCCAGGATCGAGCCGTGGCGCGACGCGTCCTGATCGAGGAACCCGACGATTTGATACTTGAGCTGCGGATCGACCTGGAGCTGCCGGGCCAGCGACTCGCCCGAGTGGTTCGCGCCGACGATCAGGGCCGCACGGTAGTCCTTGCGGTTGAACAGCGGCAAGACCTCTTCACGCGACATCCGCCACAGGGCGCGCAAGCCGCCCAGGGCCACGATCGTCATGGCCCAGTCGACGGCCAAGGTCGTCCGCGGGATGCGCGTCTCGGTGACCATGAAGTAGTCGACGGCCGCCAGGACCAGCGTCGACAACGTGGCTGCGCGCAGCAGCAGTCCCAAGTCGGAAAAGGCCACATAGCGCCAGGAAACGTGGCAATGGCCCAAGGCGTAGAACACCGTGAGCTTGATCACCAGCACGGCCGGCAGCGTAATCCAGAACACCGTCTGAAAGCGTTCGGGCAAGGTGAAGTCCGAACGCACGCAGACGGCAAACCAGTAGCAGAATCCGAAGACCACCGCGTGGACGAACAGCGCAAAGAACGACCGCTTCGTCAACCGGCGCGAAGGCTGTTTGTTGACCATCATCTTGTCCGCATGCATCCTTTCGCAGTGAGGTCCAGCCGAACGGCCGAACCCAACCGAGCCGCGTTGCAATCCTGCGTTGCGGACGGCGCCACGCACCGCCTGAAGCGGTCGCCTGCTGCGACATTCAGCCGGTGTCTCGAAAGCCCCCACCGAGCCCTGGCCGGGGCAGGAAATGACGCTGATAACATTCGAAGAGAGGAATCTGCACCCCCGCGGCAGCATAATTCCCCGAAGCGGTCCAGGCAAGTAACCGCTGGGTGCAGCATCACGGCGTTTGGGCAGCAGATAGATGGCATATTAGCGGTCGATTCGCTCAACGGCGAAATCATCCAGTTCGACCGACGCGCCCTGCTGGAGAAATCGCACGGCCACGAGCAACCGCTTCTGGCCGCGGCGCTCGACAACCTCTCCCTCCAGACCTGCTAGCGGTCCAGATTTGACCCGCACCGCCATTCCGGGTTGAACCAGAGCCTCGGGCGTGGGTGCCAGCCCGCCGGCGATCAGCCGATGGATGCGGCTCAAGTCGGCCACCAGCTCTGCCGCGCAGGGCACTTCGAGGCACCGCGATACGCACTGGGTGGTCAGCGC includes:
- a CDS encoding polysaccharide biosynthesis protein; its protein translation is MMVNKQPSRRLTKRSFFALFVHAVVFGFCYWFAVCVRSDFTLPERFQTVFWITLPAVLVIKLTVFYALGHCHVSWRYVAFSDLGLLLRAATLSTLVLAAVDYFMVTETRIPRTTLAVDWAMTIVALGGLRALWRMSREEVLPLFNRKDYRAALIVGANHSGESLARQLQVDPQLKYQIVGFLDQDASRHGSILAGIPVLGRPEDAARFGIAYDVEDVLVVSGHLSGKQLRQLMDRCQTANLNVKVLPGVDELLTGDYRLQVRDVQINDLLRREPVQLNSEAIGHLLEDRVVLVTGAGGSIGSEICRQVLRFNPRTLVLVEQAENALFLIEQELHRTIPQARLCPCIADITDERRVRAVLEEHRPHVIFHAAAHKHVPMMEHNPGEAVKNNILGTKLLAELANEYGVDRFVMISTDKAVNPTSVMGVSKQLAERFVHAFAEEAQTKYVVVRFGNVLGSNGSVVPIFQEQIRRGGPITVTHPEIERFFMTIPEASQLVLQSAAMGQGGEIFVLDMGEPVRIVDLAQDLIQLSGFSTDDIEIHFTGLRPGEKLYEELYFDDEQMLTTPHPKVFAAYHRPYALAEVRRGIVELTALAHAPAEAIKLKFKELVPEYRLGGEAKAGEAASKPTPHTSVATANGNGRHLSPKPDADQSDSDLPETSAAADSREAEEAAEPTTTSSVT
- the neuC gene encoding UDP-N-acetylglucosamine 2-epimerase (hydrolyzing), which gives rise to MLSNNGKRTVCVVLVDRANYGRLKPVMRAIQEHPALELQVLAAGTMVLERFDQPVRVVRKDGFAISGEIYTELEGSTPATMAKSVGFGVVEFSSELHRLKPDVVLLIGDRYEALSAAIAAAYMNIPLIHLQGGEVSGSIDESARHAITKFAQFHVPSTKRSAEYIMRMGERPDTVLTVGCPSSDIARSLDRTLPSAVVNSRGNGVEIDVTKPFFLVIFHPTTTEFGAESDQMQNLLKALDAVRVQSLVLWPNIDAGSDHISKMIRVYRNTIDRPWMRTLTNLTPEDYLKVLANTACAIGNSSSFVRDAGYFGTPVVLVGNRQNGRETDVHAVRVSVEVDAIRAAIEKQFKHGRYAPSTLYGDGHVSQRVADAVAALKPYVQKRLAFVHEDL
- a CDS encoding N-acetylneuraminate synthase family protein, with the protein product MGPGHPCFVIAEVAQAHDGSLGAAHAYIDAIARSGANAVKFQTHIAAAESTPGEQFRVKFSPQDATRFDYWRRMEFTPDAWRGLADHAAQAGLVFLSTPFSMQAVDLLDALKVPAWKVGSGEVNNLPMLRRMASTGRPVLLSSGMSPWSDVDQAVETIVAAGAAVGIFQCTTAYPCPPERVGLNVLAELRERYGVPVGLSDHSGTIFPSLAAATLGANLLEMHVVFSKECFGPDVKASVTTAELAQLVEGVRFIESALAHPVDKETAAGDMAELRKLFGKSVVAATDLPAGRVLAETDLALKKPGTGIAAARLPEVLGRRLKRAVAADTLLAEEDFE
- a CDS encoding antitermination protein NusG, producing MPILPAEPDVYPADLFEACASDPAGHANQSAQWWALYTLPRREKDLLRRLRALELAHYGPLVPRRQRSPQGRVRTSYLPLFSGYVFLRGDNDERHRALTTQCVSRCLEVPCAAELVADLSRIHRLIAGGLAPTPEALVQPGMAVRVKSGPLAGLEGEVVERRGQKRLLVAVRFLQQGASVELDDFAVERIDR